In one window of Streptomyces sp. FXJ1.172 DNA:
- a CDS encoding aldo/keto reductase encodes MSRLGASGVEVTPLGFGAASIGNLFTPLDDDQAGEAVRAAWQRGIRYFDTAPHYGLGLSERRLGAALRAYDRTRYTVSTKVGRRLEPADGTGDDLANGFAVPAAHRRVWDFSADGVRRSLEASLDRLGLDHVDIVYLHDPDDHAEQAFREGYPALEKLRGEGVVGAIGAGMNQTRMLTRFVRDTDVDVVLCAGRYTLLDQSAAADLLPAAAECGVPVVLGGVFNSGLLADPKPQSTYDYARAPAELLERAVRMRAVAERHGITLRAAALAFPAAHPAVACVLTGPRSAAEVHDSADQFAAEVPAAFWSELRESGLLPREDPS; translated from the coding sequence GTGAGCCGGCTCGGCGCAAGCGGCGTCGAGGTCACCCCGCTCGGCTTCGGCGCCGCCTCGATCGGCAACCTCTTCACCCCGCTGGACGACGACCAGGCCGGCGAGGCGGTCCGGGCCGCCTGGCAGCGCGGCATCCGGTACTTCGACACCGCCCCGCACTACGGACTCGGCCTGTCCGAACGCCGGCTCGGCGCGGCCCTGCGGGCGTACGACCGGACCCGTTACACCGTCTCCACCAAGGTCGGCCGCCGCCTCGAGCCCGCCGACGGCACCGGTGACGACCTGGCCAACGGCTTCGCCGTACCCGCCGCGCACCGGCGTGTGTGGGACTTCAGCGCCGACGGCGTCCGCCGCTCGCTGGAGGCCAGCCTGGACCGGCTCGGCCTGGACCACGTCGACATCGTGTACCTGCACGACCCCGACGACCATGCCGAACAGGCCTTCCGCGAGGGCTATCCGGCCCTGGAGAAGCTGCGCGGTGAGGGCGTGGTGGGCGCGATCGGAGCGGGCATGAACCAGACGCGGATGCTGACCCGGTTCGTCCGCGACACCGACGTGGACGTGGTCCTGTGCGCGGGGCGTTACACCCTGCTCGACCAGAGCGCCGCGGCAGATCTGCTGCCGGCCGCCGCCGAGTGCGGGGTGCCGGTCGTCCTCGGCGGTGTCTTCAACTCGGGCCTGCTGGCCGACCCGAAGCCGCAGTCGACGTACGACTACGCCCGGGCGCCGGCGGAGTTGCTGGAGCGCGCGGTGCGCATGCGGGCGGTCGCCGAACGGCACGGCATCACCCTGCGCGCCGCCGCGCTGGCCTTCCCCGCCGCCCACCCGGCCGTCGCCTGCGTGCTGACCGGACCCCGGTCCGCGGCCGAAGTCCACGACTCGGCCGACCAGTTCGCGGCCGAGGTGCCGGCGGCGTTCTGGTCGGAGCTGCGCGAGAGCGGACTGCTGCCCCGTGAGGACCCGTCATGA
- a CDS encoding SDR family NAD(P)-dependent oxidoreductase, translating into MSDFTGLRALVTGGASGIGRATADLLAARGAQVAVLDRDITGVGTPLLAHRADVTDDASVRTAVERAAEALGGLDVLVNNAGIGAQGTVEDNDDSEWRDVFDVNVLGMVRTARAALPHLRRSAHAAIVNTCSIAATAGLPQRALYSATKGAVYSLTLAMAADHVREGIRVNCVNPGTADTPWVGRLLDAAPDPAAERAALKARQPTGRLVSAAEVAGAIAYLASPLSGATTGTALAVDGGMQGLRLRPAGR; encoded by the coding sequence ATGAGCGACTTCACGGGGCTCAGGGCCCTGGTCACCGGCGGCGCCTCGGGCATCGGCCGGGCAACCGCCGACCTCCTCGCCGCGCGGGGCGCCCAGGTCGCCGTCCTGGACCGGGACATCACCGGCGTCGGCACACCGCTCCTCGCCCACCGCGCCGACGTCACCGACGACGCCTCGGTCCGTACGGCGGTCGAGCGCGCCGCCGAGGCCCTCGGCGGCCTGGACGTCCTGGTCAACAACGCCGGAATCGGCGCCCAGGGCACGGTCGAGGACAACGACGACTCCGAGTGGCGAGACGTCTTCGACGTCAATGTCCTCGGCATGGTGCGCACCGCCCGCGCCGCCCTCCCGCACCTGCGCCGCTCCGCGCACGCGGCGATCGTCAACACCTGCTCCATCGCGGCCACCGCCGGACTCCCGCAACGCGCCCTGTACAGCGCCACCAAGGGCGCGGTGTACTCCCTGACCCTCGCCATGGCCGCCGACCACGTCCGCGAGGGCATCCGCGTCAACTGCGTCAACCCCGGCACGGCGGACACCCCGTGGGTCGGCCGGCTGCTGGACGCGGCCCCCGACCCGGCCGCCGAGCGCGCCGCCCTCAAGGCCCGCCAGCCCACCGGCCGCCTCGTGTCGGCCGCCGAAGTCGCGGGCGCCATCGCCTACTTGGCGAGTCCCCTGTCCGGCGCCACCACCGGCACCGCGCTCGCCGTCGACGGCGGCATGCAGGGCCTCAGGCTGCGCCCGGCGGGCCGGTGA
- a CDS encoding L-fuconate dehydratase: MSQAPARVTAVDTRDIRFPTSRELDGSDAMNPDPDYSAAYVVLRTDAADGIEGHGFVFTIGRGNDVQVAAVDALRDHVLGRDVTELCADPGGLFRDLIGDSQLRWLGPEKGVMHMAIGAVVNAVWDLAARRAGKPLWQLLADADPEWLVAQIDFRYIADALTPQEALDLLRRGRQGADARRARLLERGFPAYTTSPGWLGYDDDKLGRLAAQAVADGFTQIKLKVGADLDDDIRRCRVARAVIGPDVRLAVDANQRWNVDEAIRWTKALAEFGPYWIEEPTSPDDVLGHAAIRRAVAPVKVATGEHVHNRIMFKQLLQAGALDIVQIDAARVAGVNENLAVLLLAAKFDVPVCPHAGGVGLCELVQHLSMFDYLALSGTTEDRVIEYVDHLHEHFVTPVVVRDGHYTAPTAPGFSAALRPESVERYTFPGGTYWAAGPDTRKGQAA; the protein is encoded by the coding sequence GTGTCCCAGGCCCCCGCCCGCGTCACCGCGGTCGACACCCGCGACATCCGTTTCCCCACCTCGCGCGAGCTGGACGGCTCCGACGCGATGAACCCGGACCCCGACTACTCGGCGGCCTACGTCGTGCTGCGCACCGACGCCGCCGACGGGATCGAGGGACACGGATTCGTCTTCACCATCGGGCGGGGCAACGACGTCCAGGTCGCCGCGGTCGACGCGCTGCGCGACCATGTGCTCGGCCGCGACGTCACGGAGCTGTGCGCCGACCCGGGCGGGCTCTTCCGGGACCTGATCGGCGACAGCCAGCTGCGCTGGCTCGGCCCCGAGAAGGGCGTGATGCACATGGCGATCGGGGCCGTCGTCAACGCCGTCTGGGACCTCGCCGCCCGCCGGGCCGGCAAGCCGCTGTGGCAGCTGCTCGCCGACGCCGACCCCGAGTGGCTCGTGGCGCAGATCGACTTCCGGTACATCGCCGACGCCCTCACCCCGCAGGAGGCCCTCGACCTGCTCAGACGCGGCAGGCAGGGCGCCGACGCGCGCCGGGCCCGGCTGCTGGAGCGTGGCTTCCCCGCCTACACCACCTCCCCGGGCTGGCTCGGCTACGACGACGACAAGCTCGGCCGGCTCGCCGCGCAGGCCGTCGCCGACGGCTTCACCCAGATCAAGCTGAAGGTCGGCGCCGACCTCGACGACGACATCCGGCGCTGCCGCGTCGCCCGTGCCGTGATCGGACCCGACGTCCGGCTCGCCGTCGACGCCAACCAGCGCTGGAACGTGGACGAGGCGATCCGCTGGACCAAGGCCCTCGCCGAGTTCGGCCCGTACTGGATCGAGGAGCCCACCAGTCCCGACGACGTCCTCGGCCACGCGGCGATCCGCCGCGCGGTGGCCCCGGTGAAGGTCGCCACCGGCGAACACGTGCACAACCGGATCATGTTCAAGCAGCTGCTCCAGGCGGGTGCCCTCGACATCGTCCAGATCGACGCGGCCCGCGTCGCCGGCGTCAACGAGAACCTCGCCGTCCTGCTGCTCGCCGCCAAGTTCGACGTCCCCGTGTGCCCGCACGCCGGCGGGGTCGGCCTGTGCGAACTCGTCCAGCACCTGTCCATGTTCGACTACCTGGCCCTCTCCGGCACCACCGAGGACCGGGTCATCGAGTACGTCGACCATCTCCACGAGCACTTCGTCACCCCGGTCGTCGTCCGCGACGGCCACTACACGGCACCCACCGCACCCGGATTCTCCGCCGCCCTGCGCCCGGAGTCCGTCGAGCGGTACACCTTCCCCGGCGGCACCTACTGGGCCGCCGGCCCCGACACCCGGAAGGGGCAGGCTGCATGA
- a CDS encoding ABC transporter permease — translation MADTREAPPLAPPKNPDARSARTVLLRRARELALVPALLLLMVLGALVNDSFLTERNLISVLGASAALAMVVLAESLVLITGRFDLSLESVVGIAPAVGALLVLPASQSGWGTELPAGLALLTIPVAGAAVGAFNGILVVKFRLNAFIVTLAMLIVLRGLLVGATKGRTLFGMPDSFYSLATTTFLSVPMSVWLAAAAFAVTGFLLKYHRTGRALYAIGGNADAARAAGVRVDRVMLGVYVIAGVLASIGGLLQTGYVGAISANQGQNMIFTVFAAAVIGGISLDGGKGTMSGALTGVLLLGVVQNLLTLAQVPSFWIQAIYGGIILVALMIARVTTGRAQD, via the coding sequence ATGGCTGACACCCGGGAGGCCCCGCCGCTCGCGCCCCCGAAGAACCCTGACGCGCGGTCGGCGCGGACCGTCCTGCTGCGCCGGGCCCGCGAACTCGCCCTCGTCCCCGCCCTGTTGCTGCTCATGGTGCTCGGCGCCCTGGTCAACGACTCCTTCCTGACCGAGCGGAACCTGATCTCGGTCCTCGGCGCCTCGGCCGCGCTCGCCATGGTGGTGCTCGCCGAGTCCCTCGTACTGATCACCGGCAGGTTCGACCTGTCCCTGGAGTCTGTGGTCGGCATCGCACCGGCCGTCGGCGCCCTGCTGGTGCTGCCCGCGAGCCAGTCCGGCTGGGGCACGGAACTTCCCGCCGGGCTCGCCCTGCTGACGATTCCCGTGGCCGGCGCGGCCGTCGGCGCCTTCAACGGCATCCTCGTCGTCAAGTTCCGGCTCAACGCCTTCATCGTCACCCTCGCGATGCTCATCGTGCTGCGCGGCCTGCTCGTCGGCGCCACCAAGGGCAGGACCCTGTTCGGCATGCCCGACAGCTTCTACTCGCTGGCCACCACCACCTTCCTCAGCGTCCCGATGTCCGTGTGGCTCGCCGCGGCCGCCTTCGCCGTCACCGGGTTCCTGCTGAAGTACCACCGCACCGGCCGTGCTCTGTACGCCATCGGCGGCAACGCGGACGCCGCCCGCGCCGCCGGCGTCCGCGTCGACCGGGTCATGCTCGGCGTCTACGTGATCGCGGGCGTCCTCGCCTCGATCGGCGGCCTGCTGCAGACCGGGTACGTGGGCGCGATCAGCGCCAACCAGGGCCAGAACATGATCTTCACCGTGTTCGCCGCCGCGGTGATCGGCGGCATCAGCCTGGACGGCGGCAAGGGCACCATGTCCGGCGCCCTGACCGGCGTCCTGCTGCTCGGCGTCGTACAGAACCTGCTCACCCTCGCCCAGGTCCCGTCGTTCTGGATCCAGGCCATCTACGGCGGCATCATCCTCGTCGCCCTCATGATCGCCCGCGTGACGACGGGCCGCGCTCAGGACTGA
- a CDS encoding sugar ABC transporter ATP-binding protein, translated as MTTPLVQAEGIVKRYGPTVALADGRLTVVAGESHALVGRNGAGKSTLVNVLTGLQSPDEGTVRFDGRAAPALADRDAWRRRVACVYQKPTVVPELTVAENLFLNRQPTGRGFISWRRLRRAAAELLGTWDVRVDPEARTADLRVEDRQMVEIARALSFGARFIVLDEPTAQLDNREIERLFTRMRSLQDSGVTFLFISHHLQEVYEVCQTVTVLRDARWITTAPVADLPRAALVEAMAGESVTEQAVRRGAVDESAPVLLEARGLTSPAYERVDLTVRRGEVVGLAGSSGSGKTELAESFAGLHTPTGGTARLDGERLPFGDVRAALRAGVGCVPRDRHVQGLVTGMSIGDNATLSVLEQLGRLGFVATDRRRRFAAELIDRLDIHAEGPDQPVSDLSGGNAQKVVMARALASDPRLLVLINPTAGVDVKSKESLLAHMDSARDDGTAVLVVSDELDDLRRCDRVLVLFHGRVAAEHPAGWRDHELIASIEGVDHG; from the coding sequence ATGACCACGCCATTGGTGCAAGCAGAGGGCATCGTCAAGCGGTACGGCCCCACGGTCGCCCTCGCCGACGGCCGCCTCACCGTCGTGGCCGGCGAGTCCCACGCCCTCGTCGGCCGCAACGGCGCCGGCAAGTCCACCCTGGTCAACGTCCTCACCGGCCTCCAGTCCCCGGACGAGGGCACGGTCCGCTTCGACGGCCGGGCGGCGCCCGCGCTCGCCGACCGGGACGCCTGGCGCCGCAGGGTCGCCTGCGTGTACCAGAAGCCGACGGTCGTCCCGGAGCTGACGGTCGCCGAGAACCTGTTCCTCAACCGGCAGCCCACCGGCCGCGGCTTCATCAGCTGGCGGCGGCTGCGCCGTGCGGCCGCCGAACTGCTCGGCACCTGGGACGTGCGCGTGGACCCCGAGGCGCGCACCGCCGACCTCAGGGTCGAGGACCGCCAAATGGTCGAGATCGCACGGGCGTTGAGCTTCGGCGCCCGGTTCATCGTGCTGGACGAACCCACCGCCCAGCTCGACAACCGGGAGATCGAGCGGCTCTTCACCCGGATGCGCTCCCTGCAGGACTCCGGCGTCACCTTCCTGTTCATCTCGCACCACCTCCAGGAGGTGTACGAGGTCTGCCAGACGGTCACCGTGCTGCGCGACGCCCGCTGGATCACCACCGCACCCGTCGCCGACCTGCCCAGGGCTGCCCTGGTGGAGGCCATGGCGGGGGAGTCCGTCACCGAACAGGCCGTCCGGCGCGGGGCGGTCGACGAGAGCGCGCCCGTCCTGCTGGAGGCGCGCGGGCTCACCTCACCGGCGTACGAGCGCGTCGACCTCACCGTCCGGCGCGGCGAGGTCGTCGGACTCGCCGGCTCCAGCGGCAGCGGCAAGACCGAACTCGCCGAGTCCTTCGCCGGACTGCACACCCCGACCGGCGGAACGGCCCGGCTGGACGGCGAACGGCTGCCGTTCGGCGACGTACGGGCCGCACTGCGGGCCGGGGTGGGCTGCGTTCCGCGCGACCGGCACGTACAGGGACTGGTGACCGGTATGAGCATCGGCGACAACGCCACGCTCAGCGTGCTGGAACAGCTGGGCAGGCTCGGCTTCGTCGCCACCGACCGGCGGCGCCGCTTCGCCGCCGAGCTGATCGACCGGCTCGACATCCACGCCGAAGGCCCCGACCAGCCCGTGTCCGACCTGTCCGGGGGCAACGCGCAGAAGGTCGTCATGGCCCGCGCCCTCGCCTCCGACCCCCGCCTGCTCGTGCTGATCAACCCCACCGCGGGCGTCGACGTGAAGTCCAAGGAGTCGCTGCTCGCCCACATGGACAGCGCCCGCGACGACGGCACCGCCGTCCTCGTCGTCTCCGACGAACTCGACGACCTGCGCCGCTGCGACCGCGTCCTCGTCCTCTTCCACGGCCGTGTCGCAGCCGAGCACCCGGCCGGCTGGCGCGACCACGAGCTGATCGCCTCCATCGAAGGAGTTGACCATGGCTGA